The Fimbriimonas ginsengisoli Gsoil 348 genome window below encodes:
- a CDS encoding DNA-packaging protein — translation MDCVHWLYLAGRGAGKTRSAAERLRERIESGAARYIALIGPTFADVRDIMVEGESGLQAVAGDLFETYNRSMGEIRFKGGCRARFFSGEDYDALRGWQSTDVWGDELCAWRYPQQTFDMAMFGLRLGDPEAIWTTTPRNLKVLKDLIAAPNTKVTRSSTFANRENLAPAFFASIVRKYEGTRLGRQELEGAVLEDVEGALWEAAWFEREGFRQPSAFVREKGTVVFRPPAPIVKIVVALDPSVSDPEKRRDPNKEPDACGICVAGTDESGNGYVLGDFSKVLSPAKWARLCVKLFDMTKANCVIAEANQGGELIREVIRGIASNVPITLVHAANAKRPRAEPVATLYEQGRVHHCGPMNALEEQQTSWDASDSNSKSPNNVDALVWAFHGLGLCVATGTRISQRVRAKG, via the coding sequence ATTGACTGCGTTCATTGGCTATATCTCGCCGGGCGGGGCGCGGGGAAAACTCGGAGCGCGGCGGAGCGGTTAAGAGAGCGAATCGAGAGCGGAGCGGCGCGATACATCGCGCTTATCGGGCCGACGTTTGCCGACGTCCGCGACATCATGGTCGAAGGGGAGTCGGGACTGCAGGCGGTGGCCGGCGACCTGTTCGAGACTTACAACCGTTCGATGGGCGAAATCCGCTTTAAGGGCGGGTGCCGGGCGCGGTTCTTCTCGGGCGAAGATTACGACGCGCTCCGCGGATGGCAATCGACCGATGTTTGGGGCGACGAGCTTTGCGCTTGGCGCTATCCCCAGCAAACGTTCGACATGGCGATGTTCGGGTTGCGACTGGGCGATCCGGAAGCGATCTGGACGACGACCCCGCGAAATCTTAAAGTCTTGAAGGACTTGATCGCAGCGCCTAATACCAAGGTGACCCGGTCGAGCACATTTGCGAACCGAGAAAACCTGGCGCCGGCGTTTTTCGCCTCGATCGTGCGGAAGTACGAGGGGACGAGACTGGGGCGGCAGGAGCTGGAAGGGGCGGTGCTTGAAGATGTGGAAGGGGCGCTTTGGGAGGCGGCCTGGTTCGAGCGAGAGGGGTTCCGGCAGCCGTCGGCGTTTGTCCGTGAGAAGGGCACGGTCGTGTTTCGGCCACCGGCGCCGATAGTGAAGATCGTGGTGGCGCTCGACCCGAGCGTCAGCGATCCGGAGAAGCGAAGAGACCCGAACAAGGAGCCGGACGCATGCGGGATTTGCGTAGCAGGGACCGATGAGAGCGGAAACGGGTACGTGCTGGGAGATTTTTCGAAGGTGCTTTCGCCGGCAAAGTGGGCGCGGTTGTGCGTGAAGCTTTTCGATATGACGAAGGCGAACTGCGTGATCGCCGAGGCGAACCAGGGGGGCGAGCTGATCCGGGAAGTGATCCGGGGGATCGCGTCGAATGTGCCGATCACGCTCGTCCATGCGGCGAATGCGAAACGTCCTCGGGCGGAGCCGGTTGCGACTTTGTACGAACAAGGGCGGGTGCATCACTGCGGCCCGATGAACGCGCTCGAGGAGCAGCAGACGAGCTGGGATGCTAGCGATTCGAACTCGAAATCGCCGAACAACGTGGACGCGTTGGTTTGGGCGTTCCACGGTTTGGGGCTTTGCGTCGCGACCGGGACACGGATCTCACAGCGAGTCCGAGCCAAAGGGTAG
- a CDS encoding portal protein, whose protein sequence is MIDLLVLSDGQKKKLAERICKEIEASEQAKGSLPQRWERNEKIYGVDPDVSSLHVAEGMQPYAIPLYRQKADRVIGTIYSSITGLYPFVQALDEDADGNNDEVVERALQAMADDAQFNSRFKKILKLAVNTNIGTLRVSPDFPKHGVRMEWIHPGNMMCYPAENGCYEEAKTIGHRFYKMRYRIEAEQNSGHYYKGEIFGGDDPNEHYSGRSRTQSKTETTSPVVNADDQVELWEVVHESDVEEAGVYKRYLCVVAKNQTKLLSCQPFPYSEPWYFAGRLEEPDGNVWPADSLAQTMQGLQLAYNDIHTTLIHGSYMAAFPMVVISGGTLPTKVKKYGPATLIESSTELKVQALTTGFNPGALPMEGAKLEQVADGLTGISRLGTSENMPSGTTATAAAGFLQAQNEAKDQYTEAMSPFVQRVWGFLYEVLTLHFEEVAAALGSKWPRELTWEMIRGKSYRFEVTGKSGSSSPQTLLNKLQMLLQLSADPQSGLDRREITEKIVQALDLPFSAQGLKSKPPAIDPQEILQLLQAVAGGQVPVPQAAQVLLTDIQNATQTNGGSGSGAMALSPMAGGGVAGPGGAPGPVPGPIGGNAPQPRQGF, encoded by the coding sequence ATGATTGATTTACTTGTATTGAGCGACGGGCAGAAGAAGAAGCTGGCGGAGCGGATCTGTAAGGAGATTGAGGCGTCGGAGCAGGCCAAGGGGTCGTTGCCGCAGCGGTGGGAGCGGAACGAGAAGATTTATGGGGTCGATCCGGACGTTAGCTCGCTTCATGTGGCGGAAGGGATGCAGCCGTATGCGATTCCGCTGTACCGGCAGAAAGCGGACCGGGTGATCGGGACGATTTACAGCAGCATCACGGGGCTGTATCCGTTCGTCCAGGCGCTGGACGAGGATGCGGATGGGAACAACGACGAGGTGGTGGAGCGGGCGTTGCAGGCGATGGCGGACGACGCGCAGTTTAACTCGCGGTTTAAGAAGATCCTGAAGCTTGCCGTCAACACGAACATCGGGACGCTTCGGGTGTCGCCGGACTTTCCGAAGCATGGAGTCCGGATGGAGTGGATTCATCCCGGCAACATGATGTGCTACCCGGCGGAGAACGGGTGCTATGAAGAGGCGAAGACGATCGGGCACCGGTTCTACAAGATGCGGTATCGGATCGAGGCGGAGCAAAACAGCGGGCACTACTACAAGGGCGAGATCTTCGGAGGAGACGATCCGAACGAGCATTACTCGGGACGGTCCAGGACCCAGTCGAAGACGGAGACGACCTCGCCGGTTGTGAATGCGGACGACCAGGTGGAGCTTTGGGAAGTGGTTCACGAGAGCGACGTGGAAGAGGCCGGCGTGTACAAGCGCTACCTGTGCGTGGTGGCGAAGAACCAGACGAAGCTGCTGAGCTGTCAGCCGTTTCCCTATAGCGAGCCGTGGTACTTCGCGGGGAGATTGGAGGAGCCGGACGGGAACGTTTGGCCGGCCGACTCGCTGGCGCAGACGATGCAGGGACTTCAGCTCGCTTACAACGACATCCATACCACGCTGATCCACGGATCGTATATGGCGGCGTTTCCGATGGTGGTCATCAGCGGGGGAACGCTCCCTACGAAGGTGAAGAAGTACGGACCGGCGACGCTGATCGAGTCCTCGACCGAGCTCAAGGTTCAGGCGCTGACGACGGGATTCAATCCGGGGGCGCTGCCGATGGAGGGGGCGAAGCTGGAGCAGGTGGCGGACGGGCTCACGGGGATTTCGCGCTTGGGAACGAGCGAGAACATGCCGAGTGGGACGACGGCGACGGCGGCGGCCGGATTCTTGCAGGCTCAGAATGAGGCGAAGGACCAGTACACGGAGGCGATGAGCCCGTTCGTGCAGCGGGTTTGGGGATTCCTTTACGAAGTTCTCACCCTGCACTTCGAAGAGGTGGCGGCGGCGCTGGGCTCGAAGTGGCCTCGGGAGCTGACGTGGGAGATGATCCGCGGGAAGTCGTACCGGTTCGAGGTGACGGGGAAGTCCGGATCGTCGAGCCCGCAGACGCTCTTGAACAAGCTTCAGATGTTGCTGCAGCTTTCGGCGGACCCGCAGAGCGGGTTGGACCGGCGGGAGATCACAGAGAAGATCGTTCAGGCGCTGGACCTTCCGTTCAGCGCGCAAGGGTTGAAATCGAAGCCGCCAGCGATCGACCCTCAGGAGATTTTGCAACTGCTACAGGCGGTGGCGGGCGGGCAGGTGCCGGTTCCGCAGGCGGCCCAGGTTCTACTTACGGATATTCAAAATGCCACGCAAACCAACGGCGGATCAGGTTCGGGCGCTATGGCGCTCTCCCCAATGGCGGGAGGCGGTGTTGCCGGCCCTGGAGGGGCTCCGGGCCCGGTGCCTGGACCAATTGGCGGCAACGCGCCCCAGCCCCGACAAGGATTTTAA
- a CDS encoding helix-turn-helix domain-containing protein: MATPGDKIRHVRLTRRPKLTQEALAGLIGISRNQLANYESNRTDPPALVTRKLARIWDVPESWFWDGGREDPPSVSGAPREGDAPAPHHGAVTPGVGRRLFKVLGTAGASSFPIETSDEWGDYVEFSDDLYHPDRFAIRVRGESMEGRIPHNAYVLVHPDPKPPAGLLTVARNESHEYVIKILKQRRGDWVLIPINPDYDEIKPGEGWKIVGYVVGIREERGRRKYREEGDNDGLRP; encoded by the coding sequence GTGGCAACTCCCGGTGACAAAATCAGGCACGTCCGGCTGACCCGAAGGCCCAAGCTTACACAAGAAGCGCTTGCCGGTCTGATCGGAATTTCGCGCAATCAGCTCGCGAACTACGAGAGCAACCGTACCGATCCGCCCGCCCTTGTCACGCGCAAGCTCGCGCGAATATGGGATGTCCCCGAGTCTTGGTTTTGGGACGGTGGCCGCGAGGATCCTCCTTCCGTCTCCGGCGCCCCCAGAGAAGGTGACGCCCCCGCCCCCCACCACGGCGCGGTAACTCCTGGCGTGGGTCGCCGCCTGTTCAAGGTGCTGGGGACGGCCGGAGCTTCGTCGTTCCCTATTGAAACCTCCGACGAGTGGGGTGACTACGTCGAGTTTAGCGATGACCTTTACCACCCCGATCGATTCGCCATCCGGGTTCGTGGTGAGAGCATGGAAGGCCGCATCCCTCACAACGCATACGTCCTCGTCCACCCCGATCCCAAACCGCCCGCCGGTCTCTTAACCGTGGCCCGCAACGAGTCCCACGAGTACGTCATCAAGATCCTCAAACAGCGCCGAGGCGACTGGGTACTCATCCCAATCAACCCCGACTACGACGAGATCAAACCGGGCGAAGGGTGGAAGATCGTTGGCTACGTTGTCGGGATCCGAGAAGAACGGGGCCGGCGCAAGTACCGAGAAGAAGGAGACAACGACGGTCTCCGACCATAA